In one Microbacterium invictum genomic region, the following are encoded:
- a CDS encoding ComEA family DNA-binding protein: MTADGAEGRPTVRRLGLGAAVVVVLVAIAITVGIGIFRSALAPVDEIPLPPPTDLTSEPGAAAAPSPAGLVVHITGAVAAPGVYILPDGARVLDVVAAAGGLLETAEPRSVNLARPVVDGEQLVVSQVGEAAPGEPVAPVDATTGSAGGKVNLNTADEAMLDTLPRIGPALAQRIIAWREENGPFTSVDDLLAVSGFGEKMVESLRDLVVW; encoded by the coding sequence GTGACGGCAGACGGCGCAGAGGGTCGCCCCACCGTGCGGCGCCTGGGCCTCGGTGCGGCCGTCGTCGTGGTCCTCGTCGCCATCGCGATCACCGTCGGGATAGGCATCTTTCGCAGCGCCCTCGCGCCGGTCGATGAGATCCCCCTGCCGCCGCCGACCGATCTCACGTCAGAGCCGGGCGCGGCCGCAGCGCCGTCCCCGGCGGGTCTCGTCGTGCACATCACGGGAGCCGTCGCCGCGCCCGGCGTCTACATCCTGCCGGACGGCGCGCGCGTGCTCGATGTCGTCGCGGCGGCAGGCGGACTCCTCGAGACCGCGGAGCCACGCTCCGTGAACCTTGCGCGCCCCGTCGTGGACGGCGAGCAGCTGGTGGTGTCGCAGGTCGGAGAGGCCGCCCCCGGAGAGCCCGTCGCCCCCGTCGATGCGACGACGGGGTCGGCCGGCGGCAAGGTGAACCTGAATACCGCCGACGAAGCGATGCTCGACACCCTGCCCCGGATCGGCCCCGCCCTGGCCCAGCGGATCATCGCGTGGCGAGAGGAGAACGGCCCGTTCACCAGTGTCGACGATCTGCTCGCCGTCTCGGGCTTCGGGGAGAAGATGGTCGAGTCGCTGCGCGATCTGGTGGTGTGGTGA
- a CDS encoding ComEC/Rec2 family competence protein, which produces MTVSRWPEAIRRSRMPAAAVLVWIAATLATLRPQAAPALAGLLWAATVVILSVGGVVAARAHPARARRRGRLWLAALVLGVSAGAVASTTVALAAPSALQAQERIGSGRSVAAEVIVTGKVERRGLSDWAFDAVAVSLGTGGVDAETGTVPVSVIIGDAERGSETRLDVGARIGITAIAGPPLPGDRAALVLRVSSDPVMIQPATGALAAASDLRAGLVAAVDGLPDPGRTLIPGLAVGDTRLVTEELETAMISSSLSHLTAVSGANCALVVGVAYLLAAAIGLRRGARTLAALITLGGFVLLVTPEPSVVRAGVMAAVAMIAVLLGRSGIGLAVLSLAVLVLLALDPWLSTSLGFALSVVATASLLVLAPPLAAGLQRALPAPLALLLSVPIAAQIACGPLLVLVEPTVPVYGVVANVLAAPAAPVATVVGLVVCLTPMAPLLQSGAAALAWIPAAWIAGVAETASALPGAQSPWIGGVGGLLTLATAGGAVWILVACGPRRRGSVRLLRLASGLVLAVVIGIVAGTTALRTVAGPLTLPGAWSVVACDVGQGDAVLVRSAGAVALVDTGPDPDAVRSCLDRVGVERIDLLVLTHFDTDHTGGVDAVVGRVDTVIHGPLDGSAAERVRADLLAGGATVREVHQGMSGRLGDAVWRTLWPRPDSPAFPPGNDASVVIDLVGPDLPRVVLLGDLSAAPQRALIADDVLSDAYDVVKIAHHGSADQHLPLYDGIDPAAALITVGRGNAFGHPRSEILSALAAIGTAVARTDEDGLIALWLDHGRLRIFRDDRRDESHGTVGGGG; this is translated from the coding sequence GTGACCGTCTCGCGCTGGCCGGAGGCCATCAGGCGGTCGCGGATGCCGGCGGCTGCGGTGCTCGTGTGGATCGCCGCGACACTCGCCACCCTTCGCCCGCAGGCCGCTCCGGCGCTCGCGGGTCTGCTGTGGGCGGCCACGGTCGTCATCCTCTCGGTGGGCGGCGTGGTAGCCGCCCGCGCGCACCCCGCTCGCGCGCGACGGCGCGGGCGCCTCTGGCTGGCCGCACTGGTGCTCGGCGTGTCGGCCGGCGCCGTGGCTTCGACGACCGTCGCGCTCGCGGCCCCGAGCGCACTCCAGGCCCAGGAGCGCATCGGGTCGGGCCGGAGCGTGGCTGCCGAGGTCATCGTCACCGGAAAGGTCGAGCGCCGCGGTCTCTCCGACTGGGCCTTCGATGCCGTCGCCGTCTCGCTCGGCACCGGAGGCGTCGATGCCGAGACCGGAACCGTACCGGTGAGCGTCATCATCGGCGATGCCGAACGCGGCAGCGAGACGCGGCTCGACGTCGGCGCCCGTATCGGGATCACGGCGATCGCGGGTCCGCCGCTTCCCGGCGACCGCGCGGCGCTGGTCCTTCGCGTCAGCAGCGACCCGGTGATGATCCAGCCGGCGACGGGCGCGCTGGCCGCGGCCTCCGATCTCCGGGCCGGACTCGTCGCCGCCGTCGACGGGCTTCCCGACCCAGGACGGACGCTCATCCCGGGCCTCGCCGTCGGCGACACGCGCCTGGTCACCGAGGAACTCGAGACGGCGATGATCTCATCGTCTCTGTCGCACCTCACCGCGGTGTCGGGCGCCAACTGCGCGCTCGTCGTCGGTGTCGCCTACCTGCTGGCAGCGGCCATCGGGCTCAGGCGCGGGGCGCGCACCCTCGCAGCCCTCATCACCCTCGGCGGGTTCGTCCTCCTGGTCACACCCGAGCCGAGCGTGGTGCGCGCCGGGGTCATGGCGGCGGTGGCGATGATCGCCGTACTGCTCGGCCGTTCGGGCATCGGCCTCGCGGTGCTGAGCCTGGCGGTACTCGTGCTTCTCGCTCTGGATCCCTGGCTGTCGACCTCCCTCGGCTTCGCCCTCTCGGTGGTGGCGACCGCGTCGCTCCTCGTGCTCGCGCCACCGCTCGCCGCCGGACTCCAGCGCGCTCTGCCCGCGCCCCTCGCCCTCCTCCTGTCCGTCCCGATCGCCGCACAGATCGCCTGCGGCCCGCTCCTCGTCCTCGTCGAGCCGACGGTCCCCGTCTACGGGGTCGTCGCCAACGTGCTCGCCGCCCCCGCAGCACCCGTCGCGACCGTCGTCGGTCTCGTGGTGTGCCTGACCCCCATGGCGCCGCTGCTGCAGTCGGGTGCGGCCGCTCTCGCCTGGATCCCCGCTGCGTGGATCGCCGGGGTCGCCGAGACCGCCTCCGCGCTCCCCGGCGCCCAGTCCCCGTGGATCGGGGGAGTCGGGGGGCTGCTGACCCTCGCGACCGCCGGTGGTGCGGTGTGGATCCTGGTGGCATGCGGGCCACGGCGCCGGGGGAGTGTCCGTCTCCTGCGGCTCGCATCCGGGCTGGTTCTCGCCGTGGTGATCGGGATCGTCGCGGGAACCACTGCGCTCCGCACGGTCGCAGGCCCCCTCACCCTTCCCGGCGCCTGGAGCGTCGTGGCCTGTGACGTCGGGCAGGGTGACGCGGTGCTCGTCCGATCCGCCGGCGCGGTGGCCTTGGTCGACACCGGGCCCGATCCCGATGCGGTCCGCTCGTGTCTGGACCGGGTCGGCGTGGAGCGCATCGACCTCCTCGTGCTGACGCACTTCGACACCGATCACACCGGCGGTGTCGACGCGGTCGTCGGGCGGGTCGACACCGTCATCCACGGTCCCCTCGACGGCTCGGCGGCCGAACGCGTGCGTGCCGATCTCCTCGCCGGCGGCGCCACGGTCCGGGAGGTCCATCAGGGCATGTCGGGCCGCCTGGGCGACGCGGTCTGGCGCACGCTCTGGCCGCGACCCGACTCGCCGGCCTTCCCCCCGGGCAACGACGCCAGCGTGGTCATCGATCTCGTCGGTCCCGATCTTCCCCGGGTCGTGCTGCTCGGCGACCTCTCGGCGGCACCGCAACGGGCGTTGATCGCCGACGATGTGCTGAGCGATGCGTACGACGTGGTCAAGATCGCCCATCACGGCAGCGCCGATCAGCACCTGCCGCTCTACGACGGCATCGACCCCGCCGCCGCGCTGATCACCGTGGGGCGAGGGAACGCCTTCGGACACCCTCGGAGCGAGATCCTCTCGGCTTTGGCCGCGATCGGGACCGCGGTGGCGCGGACCGACGAGGACGGTCTGATCGCGCTCTGGCTCGACCACGGTCGTCTTCGCATCTTCCGGGACGATCGTCGTGACGAATCGCACGGCACCGTCGGCGGCGGTGGCTAG
- the holA gene encoding DNA polymerase III subunit delta, whose amino-acid sequence MPACSSSRSGGRSTGTRSAIPQLSWREPQPAPIVLVSGPEEVCAERAIAGVRDYLRAEDASLEVSDIRADDYAAGTLLALTSPSLFGEPRLVRVLGVEKCSDAFLTEALSYLSHPQDGATVLLRHTGASVRGKKLLDAIRAGQGGGVEIACPALKRESDRFDFAAAEFSQARKRIAPGALRALVSAFADDLTELAAACQQLISDVAEDITEQTVVRYYGGRVETSAFTVADTAIAGRYGEALIALRHALASGADPVPLVAAIASKLRTMARVAGHREPSAALAARLGLKDWQVDRARRDLSGWTESTLGMAIQAAARADAEVKGGSRDSVFALERLVTVIATREPFAGASR is encoded by the coding sequence ATGCCGGCCTGCTCCTCGTCACGCTCAGGTGGGCGCTCGACGGGCACGCGCAGCGCCATCCCGCAGCTGTCCTGGCGCGAGCCCCAGCCCGCGCCGATCGTCCTCGTCTCCGGTCCCGAGGAGGTCTGCGCCGAACGCGCCATCGCGGGGGTCCGCGACTATCTCCGCGCGGAGGATGCCAGCCTGGAAGTGTCCGACATCCGGGCCGACGACTACGCGGCCGGAACCCTTCTCGCCCTGACGTCGCCATCCCTCTTCGGCGAGCCGCGCCTGGTCCGCGTCCTCGGGGTCGAGAAGTGCTCCGATGCGTTCCTCACCGAGGCCCTGTCCTATCTGTCCCACCCGCAGGACGGTGCGACCGTGCTCCTCCGGCACACCGGCGCGAGCGTCCGTGGCAAGAAGCTGCTCGATGCCATCCGGGCCGGGCAGGGTGGGGGTGTCGAGATCGCCTGCCCGGCGCTCAAACGCGAGTCCGATCGTTTCGACTTCGCCGCTGCGGAGTTCTCGCAGGCGCGGAAGAGAATCGCCCCCGGTGCTCTGCGCGCGCTGGTGTCGGCCTTCGCGGACGACCTCACGGAGCTGGCGGCCGCATGCCAGCAGCTCATCTCCGACGTCGCCGAGGACATCACCGAGCAGACCGTCGTGCGCTATTACGGCGGCCGAGTCGAGACCTCCGCCTTCACCGTCGCCGATACCGCGATCGCCGGTCGCTACGGCGAGGCCCTCATCGCCCTGCGGCATGCCCTCGCCTCGGGAGCCGATCCGGTGCCCCTCGTGGCGGCGATCGCCTCGAAGCTGCGCACGATGGCGCGGGTTGCCGGCCATCGCGAGCCGTCGGCGGCGCTGGCGGCCCGCCTGGGACTGAAGGACTGGCAGGTCGATCGCGCGCGACGGGACCTGTCGGGATGGACGGAGTCGACGCTCGGGATGGCGATCCAGGCGGCCGCTCGCGCGGATGCGGAGGTGAAGGGGGGGTCTCGGGACTCGGTGTTCGCCCTCGAACGCCTCGTCACGGTCATCGCCACCCGAGAGCCGTTCGCCGGCGCCTCCCGCTGA
- the rpsT gene encoding 30S ribosomal protein S20, whose amino-acid sequence MANIKSQIKRNKTNEKARERNKAVKSELRTEVRRAREAVAAGDKAAAEKALAKATKKLDKAVSKGVIHQNQAANRKSAIAKQVASL is encoded by the coding sequence GTGGCGAACATCAAGTCGCAGATCAAGCGCAACAAGACCAACGAGAAGGCGCGCGAGCGCAACAAGGCCGTGAAGAGCGAGCTGCGGACCGAGGTCCGCCGTGCGCGCGAGGCCGTCGCCGCCGGCGACAAGGCCGCCGCCGAGAAGGCGCTGGCCAAGGCGACGAAGAAGCTCGACAAGGCCGTCAGCAAGGGTGTCATCCACCAGAACCAGGCCGCGAACCGCAAGTCGGCCATCGCGAAGCAGGTCGCGTCGCTCTGA
- a CDS encoding alpha/beta hydrolase, with protein sequence MGVQVVFVHGIRTSATMWRAQTEYLTSCGVTATAVDLPGHGTRRDGVFTLDGAFETIDHAVREAAARGPVLLVAHSMGGLVSIDYVGQEDPPPVAGFVAASCTAIPRGMGLATYRFLARRFDSLPDRGMWLTNYVLDRTLPTETRPDFGAGGYAFDAQDVALRSLSVLDLLTALARIEVPLWFVNGQYDQLRVNERLFIRIAPHAELIVVPRTSHLVTAMRPRVFNAVLSLAVATIERESAREDSAGEDSAGEDRAGEDSAGEGSGRGAPA encoded by the coding sequence ATGGGGGTCCAGGTCGTCTTCGTCCACGGGATCCGCACGTCGGCCACGATGTGGCGCGCCCAGACGGAGTACCTCACGTCCTGCGGAGTGACCGCGACCGCGGTCGACCTCCCCGGACACGGAACACGTCGAGACGGAGTGTTCACCCTGGACGGGGCCTTCGAGACCATCGATCACGCCGTCCGCGAGGCTGCGGCGCGCGGACCCGTCCTCCTCGTCGCGCACTCGATGGGGGGCCTCGTCAGCATCGACTACGTCGGGCAGGAGGATCCGCCTCCCGTCGCCGGTTTCGTCGCCGCCTCGTGCACGGCGATTCCCCGGGGCATGGGGCTCGCGACCTACCGGTTCCTCGCCCGTCGCTTCGACTCGCTCCCCGATCGCGGTATGTGGCTGACGAACTACGTGCTGGACCGCACTCTTCCGACCGAGACGCGCCCGGATTTCGGCGCCGGCGGCTACGCCTTCGATGCACAGGACGTCGCCCTGCGGAGCCTCTCCGTGCTCGACCTGCTGACCGCCCTCGCTCGGATCGAGGTGCCGCTGTGGTTCGTGAACGGACAATACGACCAGCTGCGGGTGAACGAGCGGCTCTTCATCCGGATCGCTCCGCACGCCGAGCTCATCGTGGTGCCGCGGACAAGTCATCTCGTCACCGCGATGCGTCCCCGCGTGTTCAACGCCGTGCTGAGTCTCGCCGTCGCCACGATCGAACGTGAGAGTGCTCGAGAAGACAGTGCTGGAGAGGACAGTGCTGGAGAAGACAGAGCCGGGGAAGACAGTGCCGGGGAGGGCAGTGGCCGGGGAGCCCCCGCCTGA
- a CDS encoding ExeM/NucH family extracellular endonuclease — protein MGLALPAQAAVSIDATVLINEVYGGGGNGGAAFSRDFVELVNTGDTAVDLGSWSVQYASAGGSSWQVTPLTGTTIQPGGKVLVGQATGNNTALPGFDADVEGTIPMSGERGKVALVDSIEALSGSTNMAVLPQVVDYLGWGAPSDSAGSPAPATTNAQSVSRDAGSSHTAVNSADFTAGTPTPEGAAGAVDPEPTPDPEPTPDPEPTGPSTVTIAEIQGTGASTPLNGQTVVTEGVVTAHYPTGGLAGFVIQTPGTGAAAGTASDAVFVYAPTTVGQVAEGQTVRVTGLATEFNGLTQVDIRTGSVEVIADGARVTPLVTGWPADDAGREALESMLIQPEGAFTVTDTYGTNQYGEVPLAFGDGPLVQPTEVALPGSPEAAAVTADNAARRVVLDDGASTNFLSAANAALTPPYVSLTEPVVVGASVTFTEPVIVDYRNNAFKLNPTSPLTGDGSGEGDGVEFEDVRTAAPEEVGGDVSVASFNVLNYFTTLGTDSASCTAFQSPDGSELNNVRDGCDQRGAWDDADLARQQAKIVSAINALDASVVGLMEIENSAALGEETDEALSSLVDALNADAGTDRWDFVASSDELPDASGLDVITNAIIYQPAEVVTVGDARALGDESGADGAFQNAREPIGQVFAPVDGGEEFLFVVNHFKSKGSAGPWPGDADTGDGQGASNESRVRQATALADWVGAIQGDTESVILAGDFNSYGQEDPMQVLYEAGYTDAEQGDEYSYVFQGLSGSLDHILVNDAAAARQTGADVWNINAGEALALEYSRFGYHGTEFHADDPYRSSDHDPVKVGLSAGAAAPVELDILTINDFHGRLEANPSGAEAGAAVIAGAVEAKKAENPNTLFVSAGDNIGASTFTSFIQQDNPTIDTLVASGLDLSVVGNHEFDRGFDDLLNRVLPRYGGNTDPENVTEAERLAGQDFGLGANVYAAGTTDPVLPEYALREIDGVSVAFIGTVTPDTATMVDPLGIADIEFGDQLEAANRVADELADTVDPDVMVLLTHSGAATGDCAQLAADAAGFGDLATGASPLIDAIVSAHTHQTYACEVPVDGTDRTRPVIQASEYGKAMGQLSLSYDVEADELISIEGTTFPLKDAFPADEEIAAQVAGYVATADELGSAPIGSITGDILRGGTPPGADRGVESSMGNWVADVYLWATSENPSFGGTPAQIALMNPGGLRADLLVGEDGVVTYKEAADVQPFANTLVTVTLTGAQLEEILTQQWKATGDRPKLHLGVSEGFSYEYVEGQPPAGQTVARSGTIVSMSYQGEPIEPTDTFTVVTNSFLANGGDGFPTFTEGTDRTDTGQIDLDATLAYFQALETVDPAPLGRAVLVTDVPTVPGQPGTPGQPGQPGTPGQPGQPGAGGQAGDPLAVTGAQLPLGIALGGALLLVAGGVFFALRRRTLPTEQ, from the coding sequence CGTGGCAGGTCACCCCGCTGACGGGGACGACGATCCAGCCGGGCGGGAAGGTGCTCGTCGGCCAGGCGACCGGCAACAACACCGCCCTTCCCGGGTTCGACGCCGATGTCGAGGGGACCATCCCGATGTCGGGCGAGCGCGGCAAGGTCGCACTCGTCGACTCCATTGAGGCGCTTTCGGGCAGCACGAACATGGCGGTCCTTCCTCAGGTCGTGGACTATCTCGGGTGGGGCGCGCCCAGCGATTCCGCTGGGAGCCCGGCTCCCGCGACGACGAACGCGCAGAGCGTCTCGCGTGACGCGGGGAGCTCGCACACCGCGGTCAACTCCGCCGATTTCACCGCGGGCACGCCGACACCCGAGGGCGCGGCGGGCGCCGTCGACCCGGAGCCGACTCCCGACCCGGAGCCGACACCCGACCCGGAGCCGACGGGCCCGAGCACGGTCACGATCGCCGAGATCCAGGGCACCGGCGCCTCGACGCCGCTGAACGGTCAGACCGTGGTCACCGAGGGCGTCGTCACGGCGCACTACCCCACCGGAGGCCTCGCAGGCTTCGTCATCCAGACGCCCGGCACCGGCGCCGCTGCGGGCACCGCGTCCGATGCGGTCTTCGTCTATGCGCCGACCACGGTCGGTCAGGTCGCCGAGGGTCAGACGGTGCGCGTCACGGGGCTCGCCACCGAGTTCAACGGCCTCACCCAGGTCGACATCCGCACCGGCAGTGTCGAGGTCATCGCCGACGGCGCCCGGGTCACGCCGCTCGTCACCGGATGGCCGGCCGACGACGCGGGTCGCGAAGCGCTCGAGTCGATGCTGATCCAGCCCGAGGGTGCGTTCACCGTCACCGACACCTACGGCACGAACCAGTACGGCGAGGTTCCCCTCGCCTTCGGCGACGGCCCGCTCGTACAGCCAACCGAGGTGGCGCTCCCCGGTTCGCCCGAGGCCGCCGCCGTGACCGCCGACAACGCCGCGCGTCGCGTCGTCCTCGACGACGGGGCGAGCACGAACTTCCTCTCGGCTGCCAACGCCGCTCTGACCCCGCCCTACGTTTCGCTCACCGAGCCTGTCGTGGTGGGGGCCTCGGTCACCTTCACCGAGCCGGTGATCGTCGACTATCGCAACAACGCCTTCAAGCTCAACCCGACCTCCCCCCTCACCGGTGACGGATCGGGCGAGGGTGACGGGGTGGAGTTCGAAGACGTCCGCACCGCCGCCCCCGAAGAGGTCGGTGGCGATGTCAGCGTCGCATCCTTCAACGTGCTGAACTACTTCACGACCCTCGGCACCGACAGCGCCTCGTGCACGGCGTTCCAGAGCCCGGACGGCTCGGAGCTGAACAACGTGCGCGACGGATGCGACCAGCGCGGAGCGTGGGATGACGCCGATCTCGCGCGTCAGCAGGCCAAGATCGTCTCGGCGATCAACGCCCTCGACGCTTCGGTCGTCGGCCTCATGGAGATCGAGAACTCTGCGGCCCTCGGCGAGGAGACCGATGAGGCGCTGTCGAGCCTCGTCGACGCCTTGAACGCCGATGCCGGCACCGATCGCTGGGACTTCGTCGCGTCTTCGGACGAGCTTCCCGACGCCTCGGGACTGGACGTGATCACCAACGCGATCATCTACCAGCCCGCCGAGGTGGTCACTGTCGGTGACGCCCGTGCGCTCGGCGACGAGTCGGGAGCGGATGGCGCCTTCCAGAACGCGCGCGAGCCCATCGGTCAGGTCTTCGCGCCGGTCGACGGCGGCGAGGAGTTCCTCTTCGTCGTGAACCACTTCAAGTCCAAGGGCTCCGCCGGCCCCTGGCCGGGCGACGCCGACACCGGCGACGGTCAGGGAGCGTCGAACGAGTCGCGCGTGCGCCAGGCGACCGCGCTGGCCGACTGGGTCGGCGCGATCCAGGGCGACACCGAGTCCGTCATCCTCGCGGGTGACTTCAACTCCTACGGGCAGGAAGACCCGATGCAGGTCCTCTATGAGGCCGGCTATACGGACGCGGAGCAGGGCGACGAGTACAGCTACGTGTTCCAGGGGCTCTCGGGCTCGCTGGACCACATCCTCGTCAACGACGCCGCGGCCGCCCGCCAGACCGGTGCCGACGTCTGGAACATCAACGCCGGTGAGGCCCTCGCCCTGGAGTACTCGCGGTTCGGGTACCACGGCACCGAGTTCCACGCCGACGACCCGTACCGCTCGAGCGACCACGACCCGGTCAAGGTCGGACTGAGCGCCGGGGCCGCTGCGCCCGTCGAGCTCGACATCCTCACGATCAACGACTTCCACGGTCGCCTGGAGGCCAACCCCTCCGGCGCCGAGGCGGGCGCTGCGGTGATCGCGGGTGCGGTCGAGGCGAAGAAGGCCGAGAACCCCAACACCCTGTTCGTCTCCGCCGGAGACAACATCGGCGCCTCGACCTTCACCTCTTTCATCCAGCAGGACAACCCGACCATCGACACCCTCGTGGCGTCGGGGCTGGACCTCTCGGTCGTCGGCAACCACGAGTTCGACCGGGGCTTCGACGACCTGCTGAACCGCGTGCTCCCGCGCTACGGCGGCAACACCGACCCCGAGAACGTCACCGAGGCCGAGCGCCTGGCCGGTCAGGACTTCGGTCTGGGTGCCAACGTCTACGCCGCCGGCACCACCGACCCGGTGCTCCCGGAGTACGCGCTGCGCGAGATCGACGGGGTGAGCGTGGCCTTCATCGGCACCGTGACCCCCGACACCGCGACGATGGTGGACCCGTTGGGTATCGCCGACATCGAGTTCGGAGACCAGCTCGAGGCCGCCAACCGGGTGGCCGACGAACTGGCCGACACCGTCGATCCCGATGTCATGGTGCTGCTGACCCACTCGGGTGCCGCGACCGGCGACTGCGCTCAGCTCGCTGCGGATGCGGCCGGGTTCGGCGACCTCGCGACGGGCGCCTCGCCGCTCATCGACGCCATCGTTTCGGCTCACACGCATCAGACGTACGCGTGCGAGGTTCCGGTGGACGGCACCGACCGCACCCGTCCGGTCATTCAGGCCTCGGAGTACGGCAAGGCCATGGGTCAGCTCTCGCTGAGCTACGACGTCGAGGCCGACGAGCTGATCTCCATCGAGGGGACGACCTTCCCGCTGAAGGACGCCTTCCCCGCCGATGAGGAGATCGCCGCCCAGGTCGCCGGCTATGTGGCCACCGCCGACGAGCTCGGATCCGCCCCGATCGGCTCCATCACCGGTGACATCCTGCGTGGTGGTACGCCTCCCGGTGCCGACCGCGGCGTGGAGTCGTCGATGGGCAACTGGGTCGCCGACGTCTACCTCTGGGCCACCAGCGAGAACCCCTCGTTCGGCGGAACCCCGGCGCAGATCGCGCTGATGAACCCGGGCGGCCTGCGCGCCGATCTGCTGGTCGGCGAGGACGGCGTCGTCACCTACAAGGAGGCGGCCGACGTCCAGCCCTTCGCCAACACGCTGGTCACGGTGACCCTCACCGGTGCGCAGCTGGAGGAGATCCTCACGCAGCAGTGGAAGGCCACGGGCGATCGTCCGAAGCTGCACCTCGGTGTGTCGGAGGGCTTCAGCTACGAGTACGTCGAGGGCCAGCCGCCGGCGGGTCAGACGGTCGCCCGGTCGGGGACCATCGTCTCGATGAGCTACCAGGGCGAGCCGATCGAGCCGACCGACACCTTCACGGTCGTCACGAACTCCTTCCTCGCCAATGGCGGAGACGGGTTCCCGACGTTCACCGAGGGGACCGACCGGACCGACACGGGCCAGATCGACCTGGATGCCACCCTGGCGTACTTCCAGGCCCTGGAGACCGTCGATCCGGCGCCGCTCGGCCGCGCCGTCCTCGTGACGGACGTGCCGACCGTGCCGGGTCAGCCGGGTACGCCGGGTCAGCCGGGTCAGCCTGGCACGCCGGGTCAGCCCGGCCAGCCCGGTGCGGGGGGCCAGGCGGGCGATCCGCTCGCGGTGACCGGCGCCCAGCTGCCGCTCGGCATCGCCCTCGGCGGGGCACTGCTCCTGGTCGCCGGCGGGGTGTTCTTCGCCCTCCGGCGGCGGACGCTGCCGACCGAGCAGTGA